The genomic window atccaaggcccagctgctgtatTTTATGAAGACTATATATTCCACGCAGTAGCAGCTGATGacgttagggtttttgttttgagAAGCTTTAAGAGTTCTGTGTTTTTAAAGTTTTCGttctagctttcttgtaagccaaacaatcatcatgatgattgtcttggtctaggtgttttgatttgagttgtaagaagtactcaaagcttttaagcaagagtactattgtacttgatcaaagcttttaagcaagatcaagttgtgtcttagaagtgtgtcttctcttgTTATTCGTTGACTGTttttaatcactgctgtgattgagggggagtgagtaggatctctgatctaagttgtttagattgaagttgcattgggtagatattaagtgaaaggagtaatcttgatctgtattacctttaaattgatattacttatagtggacttcctccctggcttggtagcccccagatgtaggtgtgattgcaccgaactgggttaacaactttcttgtgttgttattctgtatacttcttgttcatttgtttaaaagcattcagatagtaatgtcgtaACATCGTAttcgacatcgcgtgtctgagtccagaatttcatagGAGACATTTCAAAAGGGGTAACAACAcggtcaaagataagtaacttttgttttcattattctttcgtctctcagATTGAGCTTAAAAACTCCAAAGATGCTTTAGTCGATGAACATTGGTATTTAGCCATGCAAAAAAGaactaaaccaatttaagagaaatgaggtttgggaccttgtcacTCCTctgcgagaccatcgagtaattggcactaaatggtGTTTAGGGACAAACTAGACGAAAATGGAATAAATTTTCGCAACAAGCAtcgtcttgttgctcaagggtatagtcaAGAGGAAGGGATAGACTATGAGGAGAACTATGCTCTGATCGCCGACTCGAGGCTATACGCCTATTGATATCTTATGCATTCTCACAAGATTTTaaactatttcaaatggatgtaaagAGTACTTTCCTGAATGGTCACATTAATGAAGAAGtatatgtatctcaacctcctggttttgaaaacgttgattatattgatcatgtgTACAAGCTAAAGTGCGCTTTgtatggtcttaaacaagctcctagagcttggtacgagcggcttagcaATTTTTTTATCAATCAAGGTTTTTTGAGAGGTAAGGTAGAGACACAACTCTCTTCATTAAGAGGCATGGAAAACACTCTATTTTAGTTCAAGTTTATGTatatgatatcatctttggatctACTAACATGAACCTAGACAAGAAGTTTTCTAAGCTTATACaaggagaatttgagatgagcatgatgggtgaaccaAACTACTTCCTTGGTCttcaaataaaacaactaaaGGAAGGTAACTTTGTGAGCCAAACCAAGTATTGTCAAGAACTAATCAAGCGATTTGACATGGCAAAATCAAAGATCATTGACACCCCAATGCCTACTGCCGTCAATCTTGATcaggatgaacatggtaagccggttgatgtaaaaaggtatagaggtatgatcggatcccttctttaccttaccgcttctcttcccgatattatgtttagtgtttgtttgtgtgaaagataccaatcatgttataaggagtctcacttaaaatccgttaagcgcatacttaggtatctttgTGGTACCAttaagcatggcttatggttctccaagGGTAGTGACTGTTCCTTGATAGGTTATTCCGACTCTGACTTTTCCGGTTGCAAGTTGGATAGGAAGAGCACTAGTGGCACTTGTCACTTCTTTTCAAACTCTTTAgtgagttggcatagcaagaaacaagtgtttgttgctttgtcaaccgccgaAGCGGAATATGTGGCTGCCGGAAATTGTTGTGCCCAAATATTGTGGCTTAAACAACAATTACTCGACTATAATGTGAGACTTGATCATATTCCAATCTTTTGTAACAACACTAGTGCTATCATTCTAACAAAGAATCCAATTTTACACTCATGcactaaacatatagagattagaCACCATTTCCttagagatcatgtagagaaaggcgATGTTGTATTCGAGCATGTTGAAAGTAAAAATTAACTTGCCGACATTTTTATGAAAC from Vicia villosa cultivar HV-30 ecotype Madison, WI unplaced genomic scaffold, Vvil1.0 ctg.000927F_1_1, whole genome shotgun sequence includes these protein-coding regions:
- the LOC131632319 gene encoding uncharacterized mitochondrial protein AtMg00810-like; its protein translation is MNLDKKFSKLIQGEFEMSMMGEPNYFLGLQIKQLKEGNFVSQTKYCQELIKRFDMAKSKIIDTPMPTAVNLDQDEHGYSDSDFSGCKLDRKSTSGTCHFFSNSLVSWHSKKQVFVALSTAEAEYVAAGNCCAQILWLKQQLLDYNVRLDHIPIFCNNTSAIILTKNPILHSCTKHIEIRHHFLRDHVEKGDVVFEHVESKN